The genomic stretch GAATTCACGATACGCCTCAAACGGCCACTTTCGGCGATAGTACGTTGGGACGTGCGTTTCAAAGTTTAACCGTGGATAATTGAAGCGTTTCAATAATTCGTATGTGCGCCAAAGGGAATCAACCCATAAGCCACTGCCTCGGTTTTTGGTGTTGTCCAGATTATCAAGGTATCTCAGCGTGCGTGCGGACTCTAAAGGTAGTTCTTTCAGGAGAAAGAAGTCGTCACAAAACCAAAGGTACTCATCGTGTAGTTCGGGAATTAAGGAAGAGGCAAAAAGCATTTGAAAGAAATTCGTCATCGGCGCGGGAAAGCCAAGGACGGGCGCGATCGTTTCATGGGGAATATGTTCTACGATCCAAGTATCAAGTGACAGGAACGCAGGTCGATCTCCAAACACCCAAACTTTACGAACGCTGGGAAGATGCTTGGCGACGCTTCGTAACGAGTATCGAATCTCAAAATCATCGAACGGGCTATGTTTCAAGAAGTAGACGACATCCATAGTCGGTCCTTACATTGATTGAAAGGCAACTTCCCGAGAAGACTGGAACCGCCTATCGTAGCTGCCACGATCTTTCGGCGGTATTGTCATTGAGTTAGAGACTTTCTAAACGCTCCAGCAGAGGCTTCACTGACCACTGACGTGAACGTCCTTGACCGGATTGCCCTAGCTGCTTCCTTGCCTCGCGATCATCCCAAAGAAGCACGATGGCTTCAAGCCAAGATGAGATATCGGCTAGCGAAGGCAATTCACAAGATTCGAGCGTGAATTGGTTAGGTAGATTGAGCGATAAACCAGCGTCGCCGATAACTTCTGAAAGCGTGCCGCGGTTGCTGCCGATTACAGGGATACCGTTGGCAATCGCCGCAGACACGATGGGATTACACGTATCGCCCGCTACGGAAGGCGCAAGTAATAGACGTGTCTCATTCAAATACTCTTTCGTAATTGTGTGTTGTCGTAAGAAGGTTAGTCGCTGCGTTGATATTCTTGCCCCAGTGCTCTCAAGATACGCAGGGACATTCTGATCGCCCACAATTAGTAAAGGGATATCTGGGCGTCGATATTGGAGTACTTCGGCGATCTTCGCGTAAATCCAAATCCCCTTTGTTTGCGGTTCAACGAACGTCAAGAAACTCTCCCGACGTTCATTCACGTCACAACTGTAACGACGCACCGGAAGCAACGGATCTAGAAGGAGTGAATCCTGGCGCAATCCGTGGTGAAGCCTTCGGCGTTGATGGGATGAAGTGGCGAGCGTGATATCGGCATCCGCATACAGATCTTCACTCGTCGACAGACTGGTATCGTAGCACGCGATCCTCGTTGCACCGACTTGTGTTGCCATTGTCATTACAGGCTCGGACATCGCGAATAACCCATGCATGATGACATGGTTAGGTTTCCAGGTCTCGATCAGTTCACGGCAAGAATAAAGCCATGCCTCTCTTACATCACTTTCTGAAGCAGAATGCGGCATTTGGGGTGCCCACAATCCGCAATTCACTCCGAATGCTCGAAACATCAAGAGTTCGAAGGGGACGTCTGAATTTGTCGCAGAGTACTTCTTGAACTGAATTCCCTGCTCGTCCAATAATTCGTCGGACGACATCTCTCGCCCACTTGACGGACCACAAAACACGCGCACCTCCCAGCCATGTTCCGCCAAGGTTTCCGATAAGTCACGGAGACGTATAGCATCGCCGCTCTGCGGATCGACATGGCAGTGATAGTGGGTAATCAGTGCCCGCTTCTTCTTAACACACATGGATTTCAAGACGGTTGGAGATCGATGTTTGATGACTTTGTTTTACACACCTTTTCGGACATAGATCCCGCCAAGATAGGGGAATCTACGTGTCGTAAAAGATCTAAAAGCGGGAGAGTGGAGCTCAGCTGACAAAAATTCCCCAATTCGTTGAAGACCATGCTGCTTCGTTGATGCGTGGAACTATTCAGGTGGGGCTCTTTAAACCATGAACACATTGAGCTCAGGGAACAGGATTACAAATCAAACTCCCAACTCATATCTATTTTTTTATTGCGACTTTAACTTTGGCCGCAATCCAGGATTAGCTGTAACATATTGTAAATAATGAGTTTACAGCACTACAAGGGCGTAGCTTCAAAGAAATTAATTTTAAATAAAATTGATTGTCTTTCATTTCTGGAGAGGGTATAACCACCCGCACAACTGGCATGAATCCTATCAGGGGATCTCACTTCCCCCGGATTGATTTTCGCCAACTTATCTCGAAATCCCCCCGAAATGGAAATTCGATATGCCCCGTCAGCCCAGCTATCTGGATCGCATTCTTGGAACGTCGACACCCAGCAAAAGTCGAAATAAATCAAAATCGCGAGCGAAAAAGAATACTCGTGTCGAGATGCTGGAACGCCGGGAGATGCTTGCGGTTGATCTTGAATTCACCGTTTCGGATCAGTTGGTCTCTCAGTCGGATGAGGTACACCAACGCACCCAAGCCATTTCGGATTTGTATGACGAACTCTACATGACCGATGAGGAAGATTCGACGAGGAAGCCAGAACAGATTCGCCGAGACATTGAAAAGCTGATCATTAAGTCAAAACAAGAGGCGTCGAAGTCATCATCCACTTCCAGCAGCAGCTTTGTCGGGCCGACGTACTCATTGCTTTCGAGTGGGAGCGGAAGTGGTGGTAGCAGCGGCAGCGGAGGAGGAAGTGGGAGTGGTAGCGGAGGTGTGCCTGAGATTTACTTCTCTGGCGGCACTAGTACTCTGGGTGAGCCACTGTCGAACAGCGGAACAGGTGTATGGGAAGTAGTCCGAAGCTCCGTCTCGGGCGGAAATAATGGTAGCCTTACACTTACAATGAACATGAGTGGAGATGCCACTTCAGATGACGTTCGGATCGAATGGAACGGTGTCGAGGTAACCAGTTTTTCCGGTACTCAGTTCACTGTCATTTCTACGGAGCCAGGCTCAGACTTTCTGACCATAGTTCCTAAAGCTGATGCATTAGTTGAAACGCCAAATCCGGAACATCTGGAGATTTCACTCGTTTCAAGTTCAAACTACACGGAGGGGCCGTACTCCGAGCCCCCGGACGCTGATATTTACGAAGGAAGTTACACAGCAGCCGTTGTTGATCAGACTGAAGATTGGCAGCCAAGTCCATATATTCCAATTCGGAATGGGTGCGATTGCGACTTGACCAATGGTATGGCATCACAGGTTGTGCTTTCCTTCAAAGTGAATGTAAGCGCTAGCAGCTATATCAGTGATTCTTTGACAATGTCCGTTATATTTGGAAACGTGATAGCAACTCCTAAGACTCTTAGCTTTCCAGCAAATGGCCAGCCTGAAGACTATGAACTTACGTTTTCATTTACCTTCGACCGTAGTGCCGTTTCGGCGGCGAGTTCCGCCGACTACACATGGACGATTGTATCTTCTGATACCTCATCTCCCAAAACTGGTGTTTACCAACGGGAGGACACGCCAAAATCCGGCTATGGCAACGTATTCCTGGGCATAGAGGGAGTCAGTTCAACAAAGGTGCCGACGCTATCAGACTCAGATAATGGCGGTCGATTCACGCTTGGGAACAAGACCTACTTCTTTCCGAAGTTAGCAGGGGGGGCCTACGATTCCGCCCCTGGAAGTTTTGCGACGCTGGATTCTGTTTCAGGAGGATACCAAGTCTTAACTAGGGAGAATGAACTCTTCGAGTTCGACAGCGGTGGATATGCAACCACTTCAACAGACGCGAAGGGACGGGTAACCACCTACACCTATACAACGATTGGAGGCGATAAGTATATTTCCTCGATTGAATCGCCATTTGAAACAACAGACTACACGTACACAGGAACACTCATGACCAATGTGTCCTCCAGCTTAGGACACTCGGTTGACTTGGCTTATTCTGGAGGAAAGCTAGTTACCGCTACAGAAGACGATCCCGATGACACTGGGCCACTTGCCGCGCCTGTTACGACCTATGCCTACAACGGCGACGATCGAGTATCTACCGTAACAGAGTCAGGTCGCGTCACGACGTACACATACGACGCAACCGGCCACTTTTCGTCGGTGGAAAATCCTGATGGATCAGAGACAGGAGTGGTCTCTTCTCAGGCGTCCGTGATTGCCTCTGGCGAGCTGGGCGAATCGTTTACTGACAATCAAGGTGTCACGACAACTTACTTGCTGGACACACTAGGCAACGTGACCGAAGAAGAAGACGAGCTTGGGAACGTTACTATCTACGAAAGAGATGCCAATGGCCTCCTCCTTAAACTGACTCTCCCCGATCCAGATGGAGCAGGTCCACTCGAATCACCAGTATTCGAGTATACCTATGATAGCCGCGGGAACATGCTCACCGAGACGCTGCCTGACGACTCCGTACGCACCTGGGTCTACCATGCAACATGGAATCAGCCGACAAAATACACCGATGCCAACGGTCACATCACACTTTATACGTACGACAGCACGTACGAATGGTTACTGACGGAAACGAAGGTGTTAGGAGAGATCGACGACCTCGTTAATATGGAGACGGACGATCTCACGACCACGTATTCTTATACGCCGTCTCCCACCTCGAGTACCGATCCGCCGATTGGCCTTGTTGACTCGATGACGGCTCCGGATGGAGTTATCACTGAGTTTGAATACAACAGTATTGGTCGGTTGTTGACGACAACCTATGCGGTCGGAACTGCCGATGAAGCGAGTACGTCATCGACCTATTGTGCCTGCGGTGGTTTGCTCTCAGATACCGACGAACTCGGTAACACCACGACATACACTCGTGACGATTTGAGCCGAGTGACAACCGTCACTCAGCCCGATCCCGATGGTGCTGGGCCTCTCTCGGCCACCGTTACAACGCACACCTACAATGCCCAAGGCTTGCTTGCCTCAGAAGACGTCAATGGTCGTACGACAAGCTACACTTATAACGCCGATGGACAACTAACCAAGGTTACCGAAGAAGACCCCGATGGTGCCGGGCCTCTCTCGGCCCCGGAAACTACCTATACCTATCACACGGATGGGAATGTGGCGACGATCACCGACCCACTCGGTAATGTTACTACCTACACTTACACCGGCGGACTTCTCACCAGCGTCACCGAGCCTGACCCGGACGGAGCAGGCGGACAATCGGCTCCGGTTACATCCTACACCTATGATGCCATGGGCCGGACACTGACAATGACCGATCCGCTCGGCAATGTCACTACCTACGCGTACGACAATCTCGGCCGTCAAACGTCGGTGACCATGCCCGATCCGGATGGAGCTGGTTCGCTAACATCACTCGTTAGCACCACCGTTTACGATGCGTTCGATCGTATCATCAGCCTGACCGATTTCGACGGAACGACCACTTCTTTTACCTACGATTCCGAAGGAAACAAACTAACCGAGACCACAGCCCTCGGCACCACCACGTACACCTACGACGAATTGAATCGCGTGGAAACAATCACCACCGCGGACCCGGATGGCGCAGGCACGTTGACAGCGTTAGTGACGACTTACGTCTACACGGTTGGTGGCCAGTTGGAATCGGTAACTACGCCCAAGGGAACGACAACCTACACCTATGACGATCGACGCCGCCGAACTAGCACGACACTTCCTGATCCCGACGGAGCAGGAGATCAATTGGCTCCAGTTACCCACACTACCTACGATGATGCAGGAAACGTTCTTACAGAAACGGATGCGTTAGGCTACACGACTGAGTACGAATATGATGCGTTGAATCGCGTGACCAAGACGACGCGAGGAATTCCTCCCGCGATCGACCTCGATGATTACACAATTGGGAGCTACGATCCAGCTCAGACGACCTCGGGGGCAACCTATAGCGTAAACGATGATGGCGCCACGCTTGAACTCAACGGAAATATTTGGCGACACATTGATTTCCCCTACGACGTAACTCCAGATACGATTCTCGAATTTGACTTCGAAAGTGGAACTGAAGGTGAAGTTCACGGAATCGGCTTTGACGACGATCTATCTCTGAGCGCTGCTCGCATGTTCAAGCTCTATGGGACACAATCGTACGGAAACGCCACGTATGACGACTACGATCCGAGCGAATCTACTGTCAAGCACTACAGAATTCGCGTTGGCGATCATTACACGGGATCGTTCAATTATCTCGTTTTCGTGAATGACCACGATGGTTCCCCGCAAGACGCTCAGAGTATTTTCTCAAATATCAAAATCTACGAAGAAAACAGCGTTACGTATGAGTACAACGAATTCGGTCAGCTCGTAACTCAAACCGATCCGAACCACGGGGAAACGACGTTTGAATACGACGATCTGGGTCGCAAAACAAAAACGATTTATGCCGATCCGGACGGCGGCGGTGGTTTGACCTCGCCAGAGGTCAGTTACGTGTACGACGCTGCGGGACAGATGACCGAGATGATCGATGAACTCGGTTATTCGACGACTTACGTTTATGACAATCTAGGTCGCCAGATCTCCGTCACGCTTCCCGATCCAGATGGTGGCGGTACCCTGACGGCGCCCGTCACAGCCTACAGCTATGACGCAGCCAGTCAGCTTCTCAGCATGACCGATCCGCTCGGCAATACCACCAGCTACACTTACGACGACATGGGACGCAAGCTGACCGAGACCTTGCCCGATCCGGACGGGGGCGGTTCCCTCACGGAGCCAGTGACTACGTACACATACAACTCCAAAGGTCAACTTGAGAGTGTGACGGATGCGGAGTCGCAAACGGTCAGCTACACCTACAACTCGGCCGGGCTCATTCAGACCATGGCCGATCCGCGTGGGACGACCGTCTATGCCTACGATGCCATCGGTCGGCAAATCGCCATGTATGAACCCGATCCAGATGGTGTGGGCTCACAATTAGCTCCGATAACCCTGAATCGATACAACAATCAGGGCGAACTGGAAGCCGTGATTACTCGTGACGGCAAGACTAGCTACACCTACGACAACTTGGGGCGACTTTTCTCGGTGACGCAGGCCGATCCAGATGACATTGGCCAAGGAGTGGGTTCGGGCATCGGCTCAGGGACGGGGGCCACGGGGTCCGCATCAGGCGGTCCGGAGATCGTCGTCACTGATGGCGTTCTTTTGGGCCAGGTTCTGACCGACGGTTCCTCGACGGTCAGCTTCGGTACGGTCGATGTCGGACACTCGGCACTCCGAAC from Blastopirellula marina encodes the following:
- a CDS encoding glycosyltransferase, yielding MSSDELLDEQGIQFKKYSATNSDVPFELLMFRAFGVNCGLWAPQMPHSASESDVREAWLYSCRELIETWKPNHVIMHGLFAMSEPVMTMATQVGATRIACYDTSLSTSEDLYADADITLATSSHQRRRLHHGLRQDSLLLDPLLPVRRYSCDVNERRESFLTFVEPQTKGIWIYAKIAEVLQYRRPDIPLLIVGDQNVPAYLESTGARISTQRLTFLRQHTITKEYLNETRLLLAPSVAGDTCNPIVSAAIANGIPVIGSNRGTLSEVIGDAGLSLNLPNQFTLESCELPSLADISSWLEAIVLLWDDREARKQLGQSGQGRSRQWSVKPLLERLESL
- a CDS encoding RHS repeat-associated core domain-containing protein, which encodes MPRQPSYLDRILGTSTPSKSRNKSKSRAKKNTRVEMLERREMLAVDLEFTVSDQLVSQSDEVHQRTQAISDLYDELYMTDEEDSTRKPEQIRRDIEKLIIKSKQEASKSSSTSSSSFVGPTYSLLSSGSGSGGSSGSGGGSGSGSGGVPEIYFSGGTSTLGEPLSNSGTGVWEVVRSSVSGGNNGSLTLTMNMSGDATSDDVRIEWNGVEVTSFSGTQFTVISTEPGSDFLTIVPKADALVETPNPEHLEISLVSSSNYTEGPYSEPPDADIYEGSYTAAVVDQTEDWQPSPYIPIRNGCDCDLTNGMASQVVLSFKVNVSASSYISDSLTMSVIFGNVIATPKTLSFPANGQPEDYELTFSFTFDRSAVSAASSADYTWTIVSSDTSSPKTGVYQREDTPKSGYGNVFLGIEGVSSTKVPTLSDSDNGGRFTLGNKTYFFPKLAGGAYDSAPGSFATLDSVSGGYQVLTRENELFEFDSGGYATTSTDAKGRVTTYTYTTIGGDKYISSIESPFETTDYTYTGTLMTNVSSSLGHSVDLAYSGGKLVTATEDDPDDTGPLAAPVTTYAYNGDDRVSTVTESGRVTTYTYDATGHFSSVENPDGSETGVVSSQASVIASGELGESFTDNQGVTTTYLLDTLGNVTEEEDELGNVTIYERDANGLLLKLTLPDPDGAGPLESPVFEYTYDSRGNMLTETLPDDSVRTWVYHATWNQPTKYTDANGHITLYTYDSTYEWLLTETKVLGEIDDLVNMETDDLTTTYSYTPSPTSSTDPPIGLVDSMTAPDGVITEFEYNSIGRLLTTTYAVGTADEASTSSTYCACGGLLSDTDELGNTTTYTRDDLSRVTTVTQPDPDGAGPLSATVTTHTYNAQGLLASEDVNGRTTSYTYNADGQLTKVTEEDPDGAGPLSAPETTYTYHTDGNVATITDPLGNVTTYTYTGGLLTSVTEPDPDGAGGQSAPVTSYTYDAMGRTLTMTDPLGNVTTYAYDNLGRQTSVTMPDPDGAGSLTSLVSTTVYDAFDRIISLTDFDGTTTSFTYDSEGNKLTETTALGTTTYTYDELNRVETITTADPDGAGTLTALVTTYVYTVGGQLESVTTPKGTTTYTYDDRRRRTSTTLPDPDGAGDQLAPVTHTTYDDAGNVLTETDALGYTTEYEYDALNRVTKTTRGIPPAIDLDDYTIGSYDPAQTTSGATYSVNDDGATLELNGNIWRHIDFPYDVTPDTILEFDFESGTEGEVHGIGFDDDLSLSAARMFKLYGTQSYGNATYDDYDPSESTVKHYRIRVGDHYTGSFNYLVFVNDHDGSPQDAQSIFSNIKIYEENSVTYEYNEFGQLVTQTDPNHGETTFEYDDLGRKTKTIYADPDGGGGLTSPEVSYVYDAAGQMTEMIDELGYSTTYVYDNLGRQISVTLPDPDGGGTLTAPVTAYSYDAASQLLSMTDPLGNTTSYTYDDMGRKLTETLPDPDGGGSLTEPVTTYTYNSKGQLESVTDAESQTVSYTYNSAGLIQTMADPRGTTVYAYDAIGRQIAMYEPDPDGVGSQLAPITLNRYNNQGELEAVITRDGKTSYTYDNLGRLFSVTQADPDDIGQGVGSGIGSGTGATGSASGGPEIVVTDGVLLGQVLTDGSSTVSFGTVDVGHSALRTFEITNIGDSLLTISSLTLPSDFRIISYSDAEVAAGESTTITIEFTPTSVASYSVTLTINNDDIDESTFEIQLTGTGQASTNGSELAASMTYTYDAVGRRTSETDALGNSTSYAYDGLGRMTTKTDAEGGETTYTYDANGNRLTLTDPEDNTTTWTFDALNRMLTNTNELSDTRYYKYDAAGNVTQYTDRNGRVTSYHYDDLQRLQAEYWKDGSTIVRLLTYKYDANSRLTEASDPAATYTFTYDNLGRNTSTEHDLAALGFDVVVDEAYDALGRRTSLAAEIDGTDDLVNSYTYDYLNRMTQVTQGSQSGGNTVAEKRADFSYDAEDKAQFTSVTRYADLAGSELVATSTYGYDAADRITSLTHADSGSSTLAGYTWGYDEGNRLTEFTVAGYSAEDATYTYDDTDQLTGVDRSGTSSDESYTYDENGNRTGGSYSTGDNNQILSDGTSNYTYDDEGNRLSKTNISTGEVIEYTWDYRNRLVNITTKTSGGTVTHEVDYAYDIFNRRIGKTIDADGAGAGTATEEIYIYDGFRQERGAAGDHMALVFDESDDLTDRFLYGPNVDQILASEEVVSTASAGDVLWALTDHLGTVRDVADYDVGTNTTAVQNHLTYDAFGNITAETNAAVDFLFAFTGRERDDESDLQYNRARYYDSTVGRWIAEDPIGFVAGDENLLRYNVNFSVNSIDPSGRWPSSFPIGVPTGPLWDSPVEISPEYTLLMTSKAGAAATKAGAAAPNVGAAGVNVPINLEVRRMIDYIKEQHKQLEVDTKSLKTPTKQPWSKKVGEKESVEYRNRYTSSYVTSDFLSRCTPRYGEYKFRYQEKRNVVHGLYESWRFSDKYIEEYKKVVAINAALKLVREAVTKYGYAINSVNLVLDEVGDAASSLEPRAAFLVTLTTNFMKKGLADEAVTLASFEDELNDQKGDIQTSMLKMTASEAYTLVEGGLTKQFESADEWQFDKVLNKYYLSNPFGKWREVPLINHDTSFCHMLRNA